CGCGCGAGACGGTGAAGGGCAAGGAGGGCGAGTTCGCCACCCGGCAGCAGCAGCTCGGCGCACGCATGAGCGAGCTGCGCGCCAAGCTGGCCGAGTCCGAGACGCAGGTGAAGCAGCTGGAAGGCCAGCGCTCCAACGTGGCCGAGGGCGTGGACTCCAACCTGCTGCGCCGCTACGAGGCCATCCGCAAGAAGAAGCTTCCTGCGCTGGTGGGCGTGGTGGCCGGCACCTGCCAGGGCTGCAACATGAACGTGCCCCCTCAGCTCTACAACCAGCTGAGGACCTCGCTGGGAACCGACGTGTGCCCTTCGTGCAACCGCATCATCTATGCGGTCGAAGCACTCGCCGACCCGACGGCGTCGAAATAGCCTCATGCCGACGCCCACCGAGGCCGAAATCCTTCGCCACATCGCGCGGGAGGAGCCTCTGACGGCGACCGTCCGTGCCTTCCGGGGCATGACGCGCGAGCGCCTGGGGCAGCTCCTGGAGCAGGCCGCCGAGCAATTGGCGCCCTCCGCGCCCCCGGCCGCCGCGGCGGCCCCTGTCCCCCCCGAGTCCCCGGGAACGCCCGCCACCGACGAGGCGAAGGGGACGGTTCCCCGCCTGCGGCTGTACTCGGATGGCGCGGCCCGGGGCAATCCAGGGCCCGCCGGTGCCGGAGCGGTGCTCATCGAGCCCGGCGGCCAGGTGGTGGCGCGGATCGGCAAGTTCCTCGGCCAGCAGACGAACAACTACGCCGAGTACATGGGGCTGCTGATTGGCCTCAAGCACGCGCGGAGCCTGGGGACGAAGGAGATTGAAATCTTCGCCGACAGCGAGCTGCTCATCCGCCAGTTGGGCGGGCGCTACCAGGTGAAGAGCCCCATCCTGCGTCCTCTGTACGAGGAGGCAGTGAAGCTGCTCAACGACTTCTCCCGCGTGAAGCTCGTCCACGTGCCCCGCGAAATGAACGCCGAGGCCGACGAGATGAGTAACCGGGCCATCGACGAACGCCTGTAGCGAAGCCGGAGTGGCCCCGGCTGCCCCACTGTTGTAAGAGGCGGGTGCCGGAGCGGCCTGGGTGAACGCTGGCCACTGTAGGACGGGGTGGCGGGAGGAAAGTCCGAGCTCCACAGGGCAGGGTGCTGGCTAACGGCCAGTCGAGGTGACTCGCAGGACAGTGCCACAGAAAATAAACCGCCCGTTCCGCAAGGGGCGGGTAAGGGTGAAACGGTGCGGTAAGAGCGCACCGCGCCCGGGGTGACCCGGGCGGCACGGTAAACCCCACCTGGAGCAAGAGCCAATAGGAGCGCGTCCCCGCTGTCCGGGGGACAAGGATGGCCCGTCCGCTGCGCTCGGGTTGCTCGCTGATGAGGCCCCTGGGCAACCAGGGCCCTAGACGAATGTTCACCGCCCACCTCGAAAGGGGTGGGGACAAAACTCGGCTTACAGGGCCGCTCCGGCTTTTTCCCTTGTATTTCCACCTACTTAGGCCCAGGATAATCAGGGATTTAGCAGATTAACTGGGATCTAAATTCGTGCTTAACCGGGCAGTCTAAGACTGGCTGCCTGCCCTTTTCGTCAGCTACTTAGTGCCTATATATTAATAGTGGATTGGTGATGTAGGAGTGCCCATGGAACTTGTGACGGCCACCAGCACTGACTTCCCCCCCGAACGCCGTAGTAAATGCGCCGAGGAGTCAAGGCGATTTGCCGAAGCCCGGCTCGCACACCTTTCGCGAGAAGAGAAGGAAGAGCGTTTCCGGTCGTTCAACGCAGGACTTTTGGACCTGATCCAGTCGGGTCACTTCCAGAAGTGACCCGAAGTGACGTCGTCCGAAGCATCTACGGTGCTTGCCAAGCAAGTTTGGGCCGTTCTTCAGCGGTATACCGTTGATGCTGTCGTGATCGGAGGCGTTGCTCTCGCTGCGCACAACTATCCAAGATCCACCGATGACTTGGATCTTGGTGTTATCGCGACTCGCGCTACGCTGCGCGCGGTTTACGATGAGTTCTTGCGGTTGGGCTACACTGCAGAACTTCGGGAGCCAGACGGCGACGATCCCCTCGGCGGGGTAATCGATGTTGAGGATAAGGCTGGTGGGTTCGTCCAGATCGTCAACTTCGATAACAGCCCAAGCGGTGGGTTTCCCAGGGTCATTCGTGATGCGCTTCAAGCCCTCGGTCCTCCCATCAGCAGGCTTCCCATTGCTCCCCTGCCCCACATCATCGCCATGAAGCTCTACGCGGGCGGCGATAAGTCGCGGCGGGACATCCAAGCGCTGGTTCGAAACAACCCGGATGAAGACTGGGAAGCGATTCGAACCCTGTGCAAGAGCTACAACTTGGACACTTACGGGCTGTTCTGATTTCACGAACCCACGGGAATCTGCGCCAGCAGGATGCGGCTCTGCCCGTCGTTGCGCACCGCCTCCGGGTTGGTGAGCGTCATGCGCTTGTCCCCGCGGGGCTCCCACAGGCCCATCCACAGGTTGACCTGCGGCGAGGTCAGGCCCGGCGGAAGGAAGAGCGAGAACTCGTCCTTCACCGTCTCGCCCGGCTTCCACTGTGTAGTGGCGTACAGGCCGCTCGCGGGCTTGTGGTCCAGGTTCATCCGCTCCATGCGGCCCGCCGGGTCCTCCACGTGCACGAAGACGATGTAGTCCTCGTCAATGGGCGCCAGCACCTTGAAGAAGACGGTGATGCGGGCCTGCTCGCCGGGCTTCACCCGGCCGGGCTGCACCGAGGCGCCCACCACCTCCACCTTCCCGCCCAGGTTCGCCCCGCTCTTGATGGACACCGCGGGCACCTGGGACACCGTGGCCTGCCGACGCTCATTCTCGGTGGCCCCTCCGGGCGCCTCGACGATGCAGGCGCAGAGCAGAAACAGCGGCGAGAGGCGGAACGGGAGCGGGACGCGCATGGTGAAGGGGGTTTTTACCGGTCCTCGGGCGCTGCATCCACCGGCGGATTGTTATAAGCGGTGCGCCCTATGACGACTCCGCCGCTCCTGGACGTCCTCACCGCGCAGGTGCCCGCCCCTTCTCCCCTGCCCCCGCCGCCGAACGCGACGCCGGGCACGCCCCCCGGCACCGAGACCGGAGTGCCCCCAGCCCCCGAGGCCAGCCCCGTGAGCACGGTGGTGGGCTACGGCGTCATCGGGCTCTTTGTCCTGCTGATGCTGCTGGCGATGCGCAAGCTCCTCTTCAAGCCCGCCCGGGCGCCGGAGCTTCCCAGCAAACCCACGCAGGCGCCGGAAAAGCCCGCCCTGCCCGAGCAGGCGCCCCAGCTCCGCGTGGAGCTGCCCCCCTCCGAGGCGGAGCTGGCCCGGCTCCGCGAGGCCGACGAGGCCCACGCCCGGGTCCAGGCGCTGACCCGCCAGCGCGAGGAGGCCACCCGCGCGGCCCGGCAGGCCCGGGACGTCACCGAGCGCACCCGCCTGGAGGCCGAGGCCGAGGCCCTCAAGCAGCGGGAGGAAGAGGAGAAGCGCGCCGAGTACCGCGCCAAGAAGGCCGCCGAGGAGGAAGCCCGGGAGCGCCGCAAGCGCGAGCGCGAGGAGGCCGAGCGGCTCGTGGCAGAGCAGAAGGCCCGCGAGGCCGCCGAGGCCGAGGAGGCCCGGCGCGCCGTGGAGGCCGCCGAGCGCGCGAAGATTCAGGCCGAGGCGGGCCGGACGCTCGCGCAGGGCCTGGACAAGACCAAGAGCCAGGGCTTCATGGCTCGCCTCAACGGCCTGTTCGGCCAGAGCCGCCAGGTGGACGAGTCCGTGCTGGCGGAGCTGGAGGAGATCCTCTTCACCGCGGACATCGGGGTGCGCACCGCCTCGAACCTGGTGGAGCTGGCGCGCGAGAAGCTCAAGCGCAACGAGCTGAGCAACCCCGAGCGCATCAAGGCCCTCATCCGCGACGAGGTGGCCCGCATCGTCGACCTGCCCGTGCCGCGCTCGCTGGAGGGCGGTGGGCCGCCGCACGTGGTGATGGTGGTGGGCGTCAACGGCGCCGGAAAGACCACCACCATTGGCAAGCTGGCCGCGCAGCTCACCGGCCAGGGCAAGAAGGTGGTGCTCGCCGCGGGAGACACCTTCCGCGCCGCCGCCACCGAGCAGCTCGATGTGTGGGCCCAGCGCGCCGGGGCCGAGCTGGTCCAGGGCGCGGACGGTGGTGACCCCGGGGCGGTGGTGTTCAACGCGGTGAAGCGGGCCCAGGAGGTGGGCGCCAGCGTCGTCATCGCGGACACGGCGGGACGGCTCCACACCCAGGCGCCGCTCATGGAGGAGCTCAAGAAGGTCAAGCGCGTGCTGGGCAAGGCCCTGGAGGGCGCCCCCCACGAGGTGCTGCTGGTGCTCGACTCCACCAACGGCCAGAACGCCATCCAGCAGGCCAAGCAGTTCCACGAGGCGGTGGGCATCAGCGCCATCGCGCTCACCAAGCTGGACGGCACCGCCAAGGGCGGCGTCATCATCGGCATCTGCGACGAGCTGAAGCTGCCCGTGGTGTGGGTGGGCGTCGGCGAGAAGATCGCCGACCTGCGCCGCTTCGAGCCGCGCGACTTCGTCAAGGCCCTGTTCGACTGACGGGCCCCGCCGGGCCCTACGGAGACATCGGGCCCAGGAAGTCCTCCAGCAGCTTCAGCGTCTCCTTGTCGAGCTGGGACGCATCCATGCCCCCCATCAGGGCGCCCAGGCTCGGCTTGCCCAGGTCCTCGTCCCCGTGGGCCTCCTCCCACCAGCGCTCCTGGAGCCGCGCCAGCTCCCGCGCATGCGAGGGGGCCGCCTTGCTCAGCTCGCGCAGGAACCCATCCGCGCGGGCCCACTTGTAGCGATAGGTGTCCACGTACGTGCGCAGCGCGCGCTGGAACGTCTCCTCCCCCACCCGCTTGCGCGCCGCATCGAACATCAACGGCGCCTTGCCGTAGACGATGGCGCCGTACTCCATGGAGCTGGAGAACTGCTCGGTGGGCCGGTGCGCCGGGCCATCCTCGCCCCCGGACATCCGGTACAGGTGGTAGGCGGACACCAGCGCCTCCGCCTTCAGGGCCTCGGCGGCGGGCTTGCCGTGGGCCCACTCGAAGTAGAGCACCGCCGCGTACTGCGTGAGCGCCTCGTCGGCCACCGGATCCTGGATGGGGTCCGAGCCCACCAGGCCCGCGAAGTACTGGTGCCCCACCTCGTGCGCCACGGTGAACTCCACCGTGCGCTCCAGCGTCTTCGCCAGGTTCGCGAACGGCCCGCCGCCCAGGTCCCCCATGCCCTGCGCGGACAGCCCCTTCATCATCTCCTGGAGCATCTCCATGCCCTGCACCCCGGCCAGGATGCTGTTCGGGTCCGTGACGCCCCGGTACAGCGAGGTGGCCACGGTGATGAGGCCCTGGAACTCCATGCCGCCGGCGCCATCGGACAGCGGCGCCTCCAGGACGCGGAAGGACCGGTACGGCAGTGGCCCGAGCCGCTGCTCGAACTCCGAGAGCGCCGAGGCGGTGTACTTCAGCACGCGCTTGCCCACCGCCGCGTCCTGGGCCGCGTAGATACTCTCGATGGTGACGCCATTCACGGACGTGGAGGCCATCTGGTACCCGCGAGAGACGAACACGGGGAAGTCGCGCACCAGCGCCGCGGCGAACGAGTAGCGCGGCCGGCCATCCTTCCCGGGCACCTCGCCCAGCGCCTCGCCCGTGGCGTGCACCTGCCACCCGGACGGCACCCCGATGGAGCCCAGCACGTTCGAGGGCTCATAGAGCGCCAGGTCTCCAATGCCCGAGGGGCCCGCCCA
The sequence above is a segment of the Stigmatella aurantiaca genome. Coding sequences within it:
- a CDS encoding ribonuclease HI family protein, which codes for MPTPTEAEILRHIAREEPLTATVRAFRGMTRERLGQLLEQAAEQLAPSAPPAAAAAPVPPESPGTPATDEAKGTVPRLRLYSDGAARGNPGPAGAGAVLIEPGGQVVARIGKFLGQQTNNYAEYMGLLIGLKHARSLGTKEIEIFADSELLIRQLGGRYQVKSPILRPLYEEAVKLLNDFSRVKLVHVPREMNAEADEMSNRAIDERL
- a CDS encoding zinc ribbon domain-containing protein: MREKLKALANLQKVDMEAAALRKAADVHPKQIAELERELGAARSAIEAERSRVADIERQKAQLEQNITDDKDKVKKWEARLAEQRSTREYSALAREIDIAKKANLTMADELVELTKTLGAARETVKGKEGEFATRQQQLGARMSELRAKLAESETQVKQLEGQRSNVAEGVDSNLLRRYEAIRKKKLPALVGVVAGTCQGCNMNVPPQLYNQLRTSLGTDVCPSCNRIIYAVEALADPTASK
- the ftsY gene encoding signal recognition particle-docking protein FtsY → MTTPPLLDVLTAQVPAPSPLPPPPNATPGTPPGTETGVPPAPEASPVSTVVGYGVIGLFVLLMLLAMRKLLFKPARAPELPSKPTQAPEKPALPEQAPQLRVELPPSEAELARLREADEAHARVQALTRQREEATRAARQARDVTERTRLEAEAEALKQREEEEKRAEYRAKKAAEEEARERRKREREEAERLVAEQKAREAAEAEEARRAVEAAERAKIQAEAGRTLAQGLDKTKSQGFMARLNGLFGQSRQVDESVLAELEEILFTADIGVRTASNLVELAREKLKRNELSNPERIKALIRDEVARIVDLPVPRSLEGGGPPHVVMVVGVNGAGKTTTIGKLAAQLTGQGKKVVLAAGDTFRAAATEQLDVWAQRAGAELVQGADGGDPGAVVFNAVKRAQEVGASVVIADTAGRLHTQAPLMEELKKVKRVLGKALEGAPHEVLLVLDSTNGQNAIQQAKQFHEAVGISAIALTKLDGTAKGGVIIGICDELKLPVVWVGVGEKIADLRRFEPRDFVKALFD
- a CDS encoding nucleotidyl transferase AbiEii/AbiGii toxin family protein produces the protein MTSSEASTVLAKQVWAVLQRYTVDAVVIGGVALAAHNYPRSTDDLDLGVIATRATLRAVYDEFLRLGYTAELREPDGDDPLGGVIDVEDKAGGFVQIVNFDNSPSGGFPRVIRDALQALGPPISRLPIAPLPHIIAMKLYAGGDKSRRDIQALVRNNPDEDWEAIRTLCKSYNLDTYGLF
- a CDS encoding M1 family aminopeptidase encodes the protein MASAPRWLVLVPLLLVAPALAATRPEVQLCLQHLKPAERERAVKLLGPLEELPLYRVQLDADPAKREVKGKVQVELTVKGRTRSELFLRATPNAQGRQVTLSEAKFNGEPVKLERPEPTLFRIPLEPPAEPGTVVRIEVALQARLPQGKKNASSLLGALGASGPAGDYGAFAASPDFLSLVGVVPMMPPLNEDGQPWAGPSGIGDLALYEPSNVLGSIGVPSGWQVHATGEALGEVPGKDGRPRYSFAAALVRDFPVFVSRGYQMASTSVNGVTIESIYAAQDAAVGKRVLKYTASALSEFEQRLGPLPYRSFRVLEAPLSDGAGGMEFQGLITVATSLYRGVTDPNSILAGVQGMEMLQEMMKGLSAQGMGDLGGGPFANLAKTLERTVEFTVAHEVGHQYFAGLVGSDPIQDPVADEALTQYAAVLYFEWAHGKPAAEALKAEALVSAYHLYRMSGGEDGPAHRPTEQFSSSMEYGAIVYGKAPLMFDAARKRVGEETFQRALRTYVDTYRYKWARADGFLRELSKAAPSHARELARLQERWWEEAHGDEDLGKPSLGALMGGMDASQLDKETLKLLEDFLGPMSP